A stretch of the Thiomicrorhabdus indica genome encodes the following:
- a CDS encoding reprolysin-like metallopeptidase, whose protein sequence is MHFFLVRAWSILIIGLVSWSSLSLAASFPLFEQVRSNTVQNEKNNQAISDRQAVVLSAQLSKIDVGDDLTFVLNQKPVTLQVTRRFEHSNGDISISASLGKNASTSALITFSTTNKLAGFGHIKTPEGRFELHADAGGLWLVPPQYKQNMQRVPIDEGGVVPSRPVTPFVSANDLHEPKAKKAVVREASASSTIDVMVFWDSALQSRLGSEAAVRSLINNKMAYTNQAFADSQINIQVRLVYSALKNYSNSASNSQALTAIEEGTGVFADVSTLRSQYGADLVGFVRDFRYPEHQSAGIAYRLGSDGAMQSYDKDYAFFVVSDGSDQNYFAPNNTFAHELGHNLGSEHDHSHAGGETPIFSYSFGHDDPGVFATIMSYDEPEGDVFSNPNILCVGQPCGVASGALAADNARGFNAIRDQVAAFYPTQSMEPEPAPVYPELAVTAVLVDDDTSDGSFGNDSGTIEPGERIELSVGIQNTGEVIATGVTARLSASESCVDITDALESWNNLPAGENSWSLGDFDLSFERCTNETSVNLTFAISANEGNWSSSWRLTIYPLEQDYQVSDLSLSPTSLEAGQTLNASTTVFYEGNSATADPVSIAWYLSTDNTKDDRDVLLASDEIALSALNPSESVSKALSIPLITSPDDYFVIAVVDTLSAVIEINETNNQSATQLIITESTLDSDNDGVRDLEDAFPNDSSESKDSDGDGIGDNRDPDDDNDGLSDAEEIGLGTNPLNADSDADGILDAEDDFPLDELANKDTDGDGIADVRDDDDDGDGVADSEEIANGTDPLVRNISLSQVNNVVAPAGQVPTNLPFTILGVTQPTISIAVSQPQWLSVSYQDSGLQLNWSPVVTSGEVVVTVTVSEDGQTQSETFKVTVAPFVVNIGAMTTLPEVGESIQLSDVVTVERTIVGLDVVLTIGNSNLVLNLIETFTEVDLEEVTGRLSLQISNPVAANGSIQLWIDTDGRVTSDNSTWVLPLTPITASSQIRIQNGKLIVNSYLDAPIAF, encoded by the coding sequence ATGCATTTTTTTCTCGTCAGAGCTTGGTCGATTTTAATCATCGGCCTGGTTAGTTGGTCGTCGTTGTCTTTGGCAGCGTCATTTCCTTTGTTTGAACAAGTCCGTTCAAACACCGTTCAAAACGAAAAAAATAACCAAGCAATTTCAGATCGGCAGGCTGTGGTGTTGTCAGCGCAATTGTCAAAGATTGATGTTGGCGATGATTTGACGTTTGTACTCAATCAAAAGCCCGTCACCTTGCAAGTCACTCGTCGCTTTGAACATAGTAACGGTGATATTTCGATTTCTGCGAGCTTAGGAAAAAACGCCTCCACTTCAGCATTAATCACTTTTTCTACAACCAATAAACTCGCTGGTTTTGGTCATATTAAAACGCCAGAAGGGCGTTTTGAGTTGCATGCGGATGCAGGAGGTTTGTGGCTAGTTCCCCCTCAATATAAGCAAAACATGCAACGGGTTCCAATTGATGAAGGGGGTGTTGTCCCTTCCAGACCTGTAACACCGTTCGTTTCTGCAAATGATTTGCATGAACCGAAAGCTAAAAAGGCCGTTGTTCGAGAGGCTTCCGCAAGCAGTACTATTGATGTGATGGTGTTTTGGGATTCGGCATTGCAATCACGATTAGGCAGCGAGGCGGCTGTTAGAAGTCTGATTAACAATAAAATGGCCTATACCAATCAAGCGTTTGCAGATAGCCAAATCAATATTCAAGTGCGTCTTGTTTACAGTGCGTTAAAAAATTATTCGAACTCAGCGAGTAATTCCCAAGCTTTAACGGCGATTGAAGAGGGTACTGGCGTTTTTGCTGATGTATCTACCTTGCGTTCACAATACGGCGCTGATTTAGTGGGGTTTGTTCGAGATTTTCGTTATCCAGAGCACCAAAGTGCCGGCATTGCTTATCGTTTAGGGAGTGATGGTGCTATGCAGTCTTATGACAAAGATTATGCTTTTTTTGTGGTCAGTGATGGCAGTGACCAAAATTATTTTGCGCCTAATAATACATTTGCCCATGAATTAGGTCATAACTTAGGTTCGGAACACGATCATTCGCATGCCGGAGGCGAAACCCCAATTTTTTCTTATTCCTTTGGGCATGATGACCCAGGCGTGTTTGCAACCATTATGAGTTACGATGAGCCGGAAGGTGATGTGTTTTCTAATCCGAATATTTTGTGTGTTGGCCAGCCATGTGGTGTTGCTTCGGGGGCGCTTGCTGCGGATAACGCTCGCGGTTTTAACGCTATCCGAGATCAGGTCGCGGCTTTTTATCCGACTCAATCTATGGAGCCAGAACCGGCACCGGTTTATCCTGAATTAGCGGTAACGGCAGTTTTGGTGGATGATGACACTTCTGATGGGAGCTTTGGTAATGACAGTGGCACGATTGAACCGGGTGAAAGAATTGAGTTGAGTGTTGGCATTCAAAATACTGGTGAGGTCATCGCGACAGGTGTGACTGCCAGACTGTCTGCCAGTGAAAGTTGTGTAGACATAACCGATGCACTGGAGTCTTGGAATAATTTACCGGCCGGTGAAAATTCATGGTCTTTGGGTGATTTTGATCTTTCTTTTGAGCGTTGTACCAATGAAACTTCAGTAAATTTAACCTTTGCAATTTCAGCGAATGAAGGTAATTGGTCATCAAGCTGGCGTTTGACCATTTACCCACTTGAACAGGATTATCAGGTGTCAGATTTGTCATTGTCCCCAACTTCATTAGAAGCTGGCCAAACGCTTAACGCTAGCACGACGGTGTTTTATGAGGGGAATTCTGCTACGGCTGATCCTGTGAGCATTGCTTGGTATCTATCGACGGATAATACGAAAGATGATCGTGATGTCTTACTAGCCAGTGATGAAATTGCGTTATCCGCCTTGAACCCAAGTGAATCGGTATCCAAGGCTTTATCCATCCCTTTGATTACCTCTCCTGATGATTATTTTGTGATTGCTGTTGTGGATACTCTTTCAGCAGTTATCGAGATTAATGAAACGAATAATCAAAGTGCTACACAGCTAATCATTACTGAATCCACCTTGGATTCGGATAATGACGGTGTAAGAGATTTAGAAGATGCGTTTCCAAATGATTCCTCTGAATCCAAAGATTCTGATGGTGATGGAATCGGTGACAATCGTGATCCAGATGATGATAATGATGGTTTAAGTGATGCTGAAGAAATCGGGCTTGGCACGAATCCGTTGAATGCGGATAGTGATGCGGATGGGATTTTAGATGCAGAAGATGATTTTCCATTGGATGAATTAGCGAATAAAGATACCGATGGTGATGGCATTGCAGATGTTCGAGATGACGATGACGATGGGGATGGGGTTGCGGATAGTGAAGAAATCGCAAACGGCACCGATCCTTTGGTTCGAAATATTTCCCTATCGCAAGTGAATAATGTGGTCGCACCGGCGGGACAAGTGCCAACAAATCTGCCATTTACGATTTTGGGTGTGACTCAACCGACTATTTCAATTGCAGTCTCTCAGCCACAGTGGTTGAGTGTTAGCTATCAAGACAGTGGCTTGCAATTGAACTGGAGCCCAGTTGTCACGTCTGGAGAAGTGGTCGTCACCGTCACCGTCTCAGAAGATGGGCAAACCCAGTCTGAAACCTTTAAAGTGACTGTTGCACCGTTTGTTGTGAATATTGGAGCTATGACAACTTTACCGGAAGTGGGTGAGTCGATCCAACTTTCAGATGTGGTAACGGTTGAGCGGACGATTGTGGGTCTGGATGTGGTGTTAACCATTGGGAATTCGAACCTTGTACTGAATTTAATAGAGACGTTTACTGAAGTTGATTTAGAGGAAGTGACCGGCCGGTTAAGCTTACAAATCAGTAACCCAGTGGCTGCGAATGGTTCGATTCAACTGTGGATTGACACAGATGGAAGAGTGACTTCTGACAATTCAACTTGGGTATTACCATTAACGCCTATCACTGCATCTAGTCAGATTCGTATTCAAAATGGTAAGTTAATTGTGAATTCTTATTTAGATGCACCGATTGCGTTTTAG
- a CDS encoding DUF6447 family protein — protein MSVIKLDNQEFEVAQLSQVAREQYNAILFTEGKLKSLNSNRENLQKARRSVAELVSQNLPEKAHPNKKNGIVTINGDKFVVDDFAEETKKHLNHIIELDKKLALLDMEMSMVQTARNSYVKTLSRHLQTAA, from the coding sequence ATGAGTGTAATTAAACTGGACAATCAAGAATTTGAAGTAGCGCAATTGAGCCAAGTCGCTCGTGAACAATACAATGCAATTTTATTTACAGAAGGGAAGCTGAAATCTCTAAATTCAAATCGTGAAAATCTACAAAAAGCACGCCGCTCGGTCGCAGAGCTTGTAAGTCAAAACCTACCTGAAAAAGCACACCCAAACAAAAAGAATGGAATTGTGACAATTAATGGCGACAAGTTTGTTGTAGATGATTTTGCAGAAGAAACAAAAAAACATTTAAACCATATTATTGAATTAGATAAGAAATTAGCCCTTCTTGATATGGAAATGTCAATGGTTCAAACCGCTCGCAATTCATACGTGAAAACCTTGAGTCGTCATCTGCAAACGGCAGCATAA
- a CDS encoding beta strand repeat-containing protein: MAFTSNDILNVTLGIFDMPAGGYWLNNFTNYATNVQNEWGLTDDETMAELARALVKSPQYQESIEGLDNLGLAQKILSSFGLEDNLDMLLATEAAVAAFDPSNIDGEIAALIWGYTKGLTQDADVMAAYPDAAATLANKLAVAVEVSVTNPIATTDMAALQGLVEGVGPDSTNVDVDTTFMLTIDQDDMSGTNNADMFLGYIFDNQNTLQSGDMIDGAGGVDRLEADIGNSQAFAITPHTESVEQFAVRAQDDNVADDSSDNNMNNNVQIDAERMEGTNWYESNNSRADVVIEDVRIERTEAYNDSSNQITKDITIAMVSTDSGDVDLDVYFDNHSLVKEGDNSSNSITMTVGNQVEIADFDATAPLKDLPYTDVSFQVNSTTVTLDLAANGVADVETYADMWQVMQDAFAEAQAKAEYSELLEDVVLTLSPGTDTFFSRDGVARSADEYVLTISDGEIGLNNPGWTADEGLPSNNAFSANVAVGDTTVTSNLITSTVVLDDVGRGSMGGDLVIGAMSTGETSDSTGVEQFDIYVDRNSELQNITSTANTLEEVYVYNRDHFADNNTTANGSLTVTGIVDGNDGGANGVGDIDDEDGVAGTIDQYGFNDVRVLDASAMEGAVNFTAVLSEAVVGKYLDLTDTATNAGADNRTFDYDLGTNDDTLRLDIDRDNLQSAGTATREDFNLAVDGNNGDDSITVRIGQFTRDEGRDADDDSAFGIAANWDEGANWYENLEENANISINGGAGNDHIMTTGVGDAVIDAGADNDTVYTDNSGLNNAGARINEVQTLTFTAASVDGLTDVDTLVTFTVDGVAVTVAQGDTAANVATKVAAALNNTANFTNADGGSATAVGDTVVFTFDNAAVDAAFATNGDIAPIVVEESYDTEAAAAAVETTAGVPNADVAAEAEVTTITFTPGTNSAIGSTVTFDGTTVTLADTDGNGTVSIDELVEQFAGATYANHTVTDYDFSAGTVQVTNNTAAAQVDLDDTSIAGTAAGAADGVTGFAVDNQGVDAVTNADTAEVQTFTMGAADETGTLYVNLDTDGTVGLAATDTTVAVSLDDNDSAIEVASKVAAAINAQAGTVVTADATAADGTLTVTWDNPTDTFANVALSTFADGPLQGATTITETTKGEISSNGNAATWVVNTEANAAGNHVITDLDSLGTGANALLYGAQLTVTYSGAQVAGASGVISGDAVATDNGFESTVTVGTTNAIGNATNINQAIKDALTTTDNVAGGVAGDDVLEELLSVQDGPANSIIITSAIDGRFQESDLAITIQAATFTNLSAAEQSAIIGALRDIDNDSTATYTDTEVQNRLDQAVEVYTTGGALDALDMAVDAGGALLAGNTSLAVSDNMITLGSGDDVVVLGTDFESNDMLVYTGSGNGTDTVVNFVQTGDAADSINFEAYLNASTSASGSSASAVTPTITLNADTTADINEVTIINDFAQSVGETWAGLNENNLVAALNDAGTEDWGSIDETDLDAANIANLTSGTYNHIVMVENDLNDGQYKVFNLVAENNGDFTGAQLVGIIDFGNTLDAVTSANFDGTLFV, translated from the coding sequence ATGGCATTTACATCAAATGACATTCTAAACGTAACACTTGGTATTTTTGATATGCCTGCTGGTGGTTACTGGTTAAACAACTTCACGAACTATGCAACTAACGTTCAAAACGAATGGGGTTTGACTGATGATGAAACTATGGCTGAGCTTGCTCGTGCATTGGTAAAATCACCACAGTACCAAGAATCTATTGAAGGTCTAGATAACCTAGGTCTTGCACAAAAAATCCTTTCTTCTTTCGGTCTAGAAGACAACTTAGATATGTTGTTAGCGACTGAAGCAGCAGTTGCAGCGTTTGACCCATCAAACATTGATGGCGAAATCGCAGCACTAATCTGGGGTTATACAAAAGGTCTAACACAAGATGCAGATGTTATGGCAGCTTACCCAGATGCAGCAGCGACACTAGCAAATAAACTAGCAGTAGCAGTTGAAGTGTCTGTAACAAACCCAATTGCAACAACTGACATGGCTGCGTTGCAAGGACTAGTTGAAGGCGTGGGTCCTGATTCTACAAATGTTGATGTGGATACAACATTTATGTTGACAATTGATCAAGATGACATGTCTGGAACAAATAATGCAGACATGTTCCTAGGTTACATCTTTGATAACCAAAACACGCTTCAGTCTGGTGATATGATTGATGGTGCTGGCGGTGTTGACCGTTTAGAAGCTGATATCGGTAACTCTCAAGCTTTTGCAATTACTCCTCACACTGAGTCTGTTGAGCAATTTGCTGTTCGTGCGCAAGATGATAACGTTGCAGATGATTCATCAGACAACAATATGAACAATAACGTTCAAATTGATGCTGAGCGTATGGAAGGTACTAACTGGTACGAGTCTAACAACTCTCGTGCAGATGTAGTGATTGAAGATGTTCGTATTGAGCGTACAGAAGCTTACAACGATTCTTCAAATCAAATCACTAAAGACATCACAATTGCAATGGTCTCGACTGATTCAGGTGACGTTGATCTAGATGTTTACTTTGATAACCACTCTTTGGTTAAAGAAGGTGACAACTCTTCAAACTCTATTACTATGACAGTTGGTAATCAGGTTGAAATTGCAGATTTTGATGCAACGGCTCCATTAAAAGATCTTCCATACACGGATGTAAGCTTCCAAGTTAATAGTACAACAGTAACTCTTGATCTTGCAGCGAACGGTGTTGCAGATGTAGAAACTTATGCTGATATGTGGCAAGTGATGCAAGATGCATTTGCAGAAGCTCAAGCAAAAGCTGAATATTCAGAACTTCTAGAAGATGTTGTTCTAACACTTTCGCCAGGAACAGACACATTCTTCTCTCGTGATGGTGTTGCACGTTCTGCGGATGAATATGTACTGACTATTTCTGATGGTGAAATTGGTCTAAACAATCCAGGTTGGACAGCAGATGAAGGTCTTCCGTCAAACAACGCTTTCTCTGCAAACGTAGCGGTAGGTGACACAACGGTTACTTCAAACCTAATCACGTCAACAGTTGTCTTGGATGATGTAGGTCGTGGTTCTATGGGTGGTGATCTTGTGATCGGTGCTATGTCAACGGGTGAAACATCTGATTCAACGGGTGTAGAACAGTTTGATATTTATGTTGACCGTAACTCAGAACTACAAAACATCACTTCAACAGCTAACACGCTTGAAGAAGTATATGTTTACAACCGTGATCACTTCGCAGACAACAACACGACTGCAAACGGTTCTTTGACTGTTACAGGTATTGTTGATGGTAACGACGGTGGTGCAAATGGTGTTGGCGATATTGATGATGAAGACGGCGTTGCTGGAACAATCGATCAGTATGGTTTCAATGATGTACGTGTACTTGACGCTTCTGCAATGGAAGGTGCGGTAAACTTCACAGCGGTTCTATCTGAAGCAGTTGTTGGCAAATACCTAGACCTAACTGATACAGCGACTAATGCGGGTGCAGATAACCGTACGTTTGACTACGATCTTGGTACAAATGATGATACGTTGCGTCTTGATATTGATCGAGATAACCTACAATCAGCTGGAACAGCGACACGTGAAGATTTCAATCTAGCAGTAGATGGTAACAATGGTGATGACTCAATCACAGTTCGCATTGGACAATTCACACGTGATGAAGGTCGAGATGCAGATGACGATTCGGCATTTGGTATTGCCGCTAACTGGGATGAAGGTGCTAACTGGTACGAAAACTTAGAAGAAAACGCTAATATTTCTATCAACGGTGGTGCTGGTAACGATCATATTATGACGACTGGTGTAGGTGATGCAGTCATTGATGCCGGTGCAGATAATGATACAGTTTACACAGACAACAGCGGTCTAAACAATGCTGGTGCTCGTATTAATGAAGTTCAAACTTTGACTTTCACAGCAGCATCTGTAGACGGTCTTACTGATGTTGATACATTGGTTACTTTCACGGTTGATGGTGTTGCGGTAACCGTTGCTCAAGGTGATACTGCAGCTAACGTTGCTACAAAAGTTGCTGCTGCATTAAATAACACTGCAAATTTCACGAATGCTGATGGTGGTTCTGCTACTGCAGTTGGTGACACAGTTGTTTTCACTTTCGATAACGCTGCTGTGGATGCTGCATTTGCAACAAATGGTGACATTGCTCCAATCGTTGTTGAAGAATCTTATGACACTGAAGCTGCAGCTGCAGCTGTTGAAACAACTGCTGGTGTACCTAATGCAGACGTTGCAGCAGAAGCAGAAGTTACAACCATTACATTTACTCCAGGCACAAACTCTGCAATCGGCTCAACTGTAACATTTGATGGTACAACAGTTACTCTAGCGGATACCGATGGCAACGGCACAGTGTCAATTGATGAATTAGTTGAGCAATTCGCTGGTGCGACTTATGCTAATCACACGGTTACTGACTATGACTTCAGTGCTGGTACTGTTCAGGTAACAAACAACACTGCTGCTGCGCAGGTTGATTTAGATGATACTTCTATCGCAGGAACTGCTGCTGGTGCAGCGGATGGTGTAACAGGTTTTGCTGTTGATAATCAAGGTGTTGATGCAGTAACCAATGCAGATACTGCAGAAGTTCAAACTTTCACTATGGGTGCAGCAGATGAAACAGGGACACTTTATGTGAACTTGGACACGGACGGAACAGTTGGTTTAGCTGCGACAGATACAACGGTAGCTGTGTCACTAGATGACAACGATTCTGCAATCGAAGTGGCTTCTAAAGTTGCAGCAGCAATTAATGCGCAAGCAGGAACAGTGGTAACAGCTGATGCAACTGCGGCAGACGGTACCTTAACAGTAACTTGGGATAATCCAACAGATACTTTTGCAAACGTTGCTCTTTCAACATTTGCAGATGGGCCTCTTCAAGGTGCAACAACAATTACTGAAACGACAAAAGGTGAAATCTCATCTAATGGTAATGCAGCGACTTGGGTTGTGAACACTGAAGCTAATGCAGCAGGCAACCATGTGATTACAGATCTTGACAGCCTTGGTACTGGTGCAAATGCATTGCTATATGGTGCACAACTAACCGTCACTTACTCTGGTGCTCAAGTTGCAGGTGCTTCAGGTGTGATTTCAGGTGATGCAGTAGCGACTGACAATGGTTTTGAATCAACAGTGACTGTTGGTACAACCAATGCAATCGGTAACGCAACTAACATTAACCAAGCAATCAAAGATGCATTAACCACAACGGATAACGTTGCCGGTGGTGTGGCTGGTGATGATGTACTTGAAGAGTTGCTATCGGTTCAAGATGGCCCTGCGAACAGCATCATTATTACTTCAGCGATCGATGGTCGCTTCCAAGAAAGTGATCTAGCCATCACTATTCAAGCGGCGACTTTCACGAATCTATCAGCAGCTGAGCAATCAGCAATTATTGGGGCACTTCGTGACATCGATAATGACTCTACGGCAACTTATACCGATACAGAAGTTCAAAATCGTCTGGATCAAGCGGTTGAAGTTTACACAACCGGTGGTGCATTGGATGCTTTAGATATGGCGGTTGATGCAGGTGGTGCATTGCTAGCAGGTAATACAAGTTTAGCGGTCAGTGACAACATGATTACTCTAGGCTCTGGTGATGACGTTGTTGTTCTAGGTACAGATTTCGAATCTAACGACATGTTGGTTTACACAGGTTCTGGTAACGGTACTGATACAGTTGTGAACTTTGTTCAAACCGGTGATGCAGCAGACAGCATCAACTTTGAAGCATACTTAAATGCGTCAACGTCTGCTTCTGGTTCTTCAGCTTCTGCTGTCACGCCTACGATTACGCTAAACGCGGATACGACAGCGGACATCAACGAAGTAACCATCATCAATGACTTTGCACAGTCTGTTGGTGAAACATGGGCTGGATTGAACGAAAATAATCTTGTTGCTGCATTGAATGATGCAGGTACTGAAGATTGGGGTTCAATTGATGAAACTGACCTAGATGCTGCTAATATTGCGAATCTAACTTCAGGGACTTACAACCATATCGTTATGGTTGAAAATGACTTGAACGATGGTCAATATAAAGTGTTTAACCTTGTTGCTGAAAACAATGGTGACTTCACTGGTGCACAACTAGTTGGAATCATTGACTTTGGTAACACATTGGATGCAGTAACTTCTGCAAACTTTGATGGTACTTTGTTCGTATAA
- a CDS encoding FecR family protein, translated as MQKQLNLLLVWPLSLLFCFGALNSVQANESCQQQAATVKLVIGQAYAQNTQGQLRLLDNGDVIQEGETLETEAGARLFLRFCDQGSLSLRPKTVLKIQKYRYLPEQPENNKVEFDLLQGSVRSITGKAGQANKENYRLNTPVVAIGIRGTDYLVQTDQKQSFAALYSGAIVMASKSQCDNPLSCQTAIELNESLKDHIIKYTLGMATPELTKVTEQAKDSVDVMVHEVEVLQEEADEGSPEEQAQPTSESHNSEEAQQTSTSSSSDSKEPLTLDSKRKATDVLDQLYTQAVNLSGALTPQKPALTLGVLPASINKERPEGWYPVMANNVATLYQTPETMSYTPTQGQFNLLLANTQVKMLANPDIPVSVSKGILALDLTNSRFATQFTMNANGYLDQAQFTSQGAISNRGKLVSDSGQGFVTGLITSKGQEAAYLFSTTTQGQYIQGATQWQP; from the coding sequence ATGCAAAAACAATTGAATCTATTGCTGGTTTGGCCGCTGTCTCTCTTATTCTGTTTTGGGGCGTTGAATTCCGTTCAAGCAAATGAAAGTTGTCAACAACAAGCCGCAACTGTGAAGTTAGTGATTGGTCAAGCCTATGCACAAAATACGCAAGGTCAATTACGATTACTCGATAATGGCGATGTAATTCAAGAAGGTGAAACCTTAGAAACCGAAGCTGGAGCAAGGCTTTTTCTTCGATTCTGTGATCAGGGAAGCTTAAGTTTACGACCAAAAACTGTGTTGAAAATTCAGAAATATCGATACTTGCCTGAGCAACCCGAAAACAATAAGGTGGAATTTGATTTGTTGCAAGGGAGTGTTCGAAGCATTACTGGTAAAGCAGGCCAAGCAAATAAAGAGAACTATCGTTTAAATACACCGGTGGTTGCTATTGGAATTAGAGGCACAGACTATTTGGTGCAAACAGATCAAAAACAATCGTTTGCTGCACTGTATAGTGGTGCGATTGTAATGGCTTCAAAGTCACAGTGCGATAACCCATTAAGTTGCCAAACCGCGATTGAGCTTAATGAATCCCTAAAAGATCATATTATTAAATATACCTTAGGCATGGCGACACCAGAGCTGACAAAAGTGACAGAACAAGCTAAAGACTCTGTCGATGTAATGGTTCATGAGGTTGAAGTACTTCAAGAAGAAGCTGATGAAGGCTCGCCAGAAGAGCAAGCGCAACCGACTTCTGAAAGCCATAATTCGGAAGAGGCGCAACAAACATCGACAAGTAGCTCCTCGGATTCAAAAGAACCTTTAACGCTTGATTCGAAAAGAAAAGCAACGGATGTTCTTGATCAGCTTTATACTCAAGCAGTCAACCTATCTGGAGCCTTAACTCCTCAAAAACCGGCGCTAACGTTAGGAGTTTTACCAGCCTCTATCAATAAAGAACGTCCAGAGGGCTGGTATCCTGTTATGGCTAACAATGTTGCAACTCTCTATCAAACACCGGAAACTATGTCTTATACACCGACACAAGGCCAGTTTAACTTATTGCTTGCGAATACTCAGGTTAAAATGTTAGCAAACCCTGATATTCCAGTATCAGTAAGTAAAGGGATCTTGGCACTGGATTTAACGAATAGTCGATTTGCCACACAGTTTACGATGAATGCCAATGGCTATTTGGATCAAGCTCAATTTACTTCTCAAGGTGCTATTTCTAATCGAGGTAAACTCGTTTCTGATAGTGGGCAGGGATTTGTCACTGGATTGATTACGTCGAAAGGTCAAGAAGCAGCATATCTATTCTCAACAACAACTCAGGGTCAATACATTCAGGGTGCTACCCAATGGCAGCCATAA
- a CDS encoding ABC transporter ATP-binding protein — protein sequence MESQSVSESQTVLDTQNLGKTYITFGSKWQHLRQLLWPNSTALPGFSALRNVTFSLQKGAVLGVIGQNGAGKSTLLQILAGTLPQYDGILSIRGRVAALLELGAGFNPELTGRENVYLFGAMMGVSKSEMQQRFDEIVDFSGVSRVIDQPVKTYSSGMFVRLAFSVATSVNPDILIVDEALSVGDGAFARKSFDRIMELRDSGTSIIFCSHALYQVQVLSDEVLWLEAGEVRALGVPREVIENYQKFLDRLQTNQQVPKIEEKRPSDQTLGVARLTNVSISADGDSGEVLSVTCEKSELSIEVEFSSDLNQPCPTVAIVFTDDEGKNISSCTTFYDHIHVERNANGDGKVVVAFPKFGLMHGRYWVNVLLMCEKAIMTLDGVYRFVKLDVEQVGHEVGVAMLPRLWNKDNSFDVASKQ from the coding sequence TTGGAATCTCAATCAGTTAGCGAATCTCAGACAGTTCTTGATACTCAAAACTTGGGTAAAACCTATATTACCTTTGGTTCTAAGTGGCAACACCTTCGCCAACTTTTATGGCCAAACTCCACAGCTCTACCTGGTTTTTCAGCCCTTCGAAATGTTACTTTTTCCTTGCAGAAAGGCGCAGTACTAGGCGTAATTGGACAAAATGGCGCCGGAAAATCCACACTTTTACAAATACTGGCTGGAACCTTACCACAATATGATGGGATACTTTCCATTCGAGGGAGGGTCGCTGCACTTTTAGAATTAGGCGCAGGATTTAACCCTGAGTTAACCGGCCGGGAAAATGTTTATCTATTTGGTGCAATGATGGGGGTTTCAAAATCAGAAATGCAACAAAGATTTGATGAGATTGTTGACTTTTCTGGTGTAAGCCGCGTCATTGATCAGCCTGTCAAAACTTACTCAAGCGGAATGTTTGTTCGTTTGGCTTTTTCAGTCGCAACCAGTGTCAATCCTGATATTTTGATTGTGGATGAAGCATTAAGTGTCGGTGATGGTGCATTTGCGAGAAAATCTTTTGATCGCATTATGGAACTTAGAGATTCGGGAACATCTATTATTTTTTGCTCACATGCGCTATATCAAGTACAAGTTTTATCCGATGAGGTTTTGTGGCTAGAGGCTGGAGAGGTTCGTGCACTTGGAGTGCCTAGAGAGGTTATTGAAAACTATCAAAAATTCTTAGACCGCTTACAAACCAATCAGCAAGTTCCTAAAATTGAAGAAAAACGCCCTTCCGATCAAACATTAGGCGTAGCACGCTTAACCAATGTTTCTATAAGCGCTGATGGTGATTCAGGTGAAGTTTTAAGCGTTACCTGCGAAAAAAGTGAATTGTCTATTGAAGTAGAATTTTCCTCAGACCTTAATCAGCCTTGCCCGACAGTCGCCATAGTTTTTACCGATGATGAAGGGAAAAATATCAGTAGTTGCACCACGTTTTATGACCACATTCACGTTGAACGTAATGCAAATGGTGATGGTAAGGTTGTAGTCGCCTTTCCTAAATTTGGGTTAATGCATGGGCGCTATTGGGTGAATGTACTACTGATGTGTGAAAAGGCTATTATGACCTTGGATGGTGTCTATCGTTTTGTCAAACTTGATGTGGAGCAAGTTGGACATGAAGTTGGAGTAGCAATGTTGCCTAGGCTTTGGAATAAAGACAACTCGTTCGATGTAGCAAGTAAACAGTAA